From the Anolis sagrei isolate rAnoSag1 chromosome 12, rAnoSag1.mat, whole genome shotgun sequence genome, one window contains:
- the LOC132764460 gene encoding protein S100-A6-like yields the protein MAKNLDVCLCSMVAIFHKYSCKEGDKNTLSKKELKELILNELTIGEKLKDAEIQGLMSDLDRNKDDCICFTEFMTFMGALAMCYNEALTSSS from the exons ATGGCCAAGAACCTGGACGTCTGCCTTTGCAGCATGGTGGCCATTTTCCACAAATATTCCTGCAAAGAAGGGGACAAGAACACGCTGAGCAAGAAGGAGCTCAAGGAACTCATCCTGAACGAGCTGACCATCGGAGAG aagcTGAAGGACGCGGAGATCCAGGGCTTGATGTCCGACTTGGACCGCAACAAGGACGACTGCATCTGCTTCACGGAGTTCATGACCTTCATGGGGGCTTTGGCCATGTGCTACAACGAGGCGCTGACCAGCTCCTCTTAG
- the LOC132764112 gene encoding protein S100-A5-like produces MESPLEKALASLVLTFHRYSGQEGNPLTLSRKELKELVQKELQLGERMKESGIDVLMRSLDQNKDQEVDFKEFTAFLSALCMAYNDFFKQGGQ; encoded by the exons ATGGAGAGCCCCTTGGAGAAGGCCTTGGCCAGCCTGGTCCTCACTTTCCACCGGTATTCGGGCCAGGAAGGCAACCCCTTGACCCTCAGCAGGAAGGAGCTGAAGGAACTGGTCCAGAAGGAGCTGCAACTGGGAGAG cGCATGAAGGAGAGCGGCATCGACGTCCTGATGCGCAGCTTGGACCAGAACAAGGACCAGGAGGTCGACTTCAAGGAGTTCACGGCCTTCCTCTCGGCCCTTTGCATGGCTTACAACGACTTCTTCAAGCAGGGCGGCCAATAA